One genomic segment of Mycolicibacterium gilvum includes these proteins:
- a CDS encoding MFS transporter, with amino-acid sequence MTSPVSTSTWAPLQSPVFRALWIAQFVSNLGTWMQTVGAQWMLVDDPAAAVLVPLVQTATTLPVMLLALPSGVLADLVDRRRLLIATQGAMAAGVGLLATLTGAGLTTPTVLLTLLFVIGCGQALTAPAWQAIQPDLVPSDQIPAAAALGSMSMNGARAIGPAIAGALVSLTGPTIVFALNAVSFVGIVLVLVWWRRPPVRSDYPPERALAALSAGGRYIRSSPIVRRILLRTVLFIAPGSAVWGLLPVIARDQLGLGSAGYGALLGALGVGAVLGAFALSRLRARFGQNKLLIAGAAGFGMATAVLALVHNVAVVAAALVIGGAAWLLTLSTLNASMQLSLPSWVRARGLSVYQLIFMGGQAVGSLLWGLLAGGTSSVTSLLVSAALLIFCALSLWWWPLHAGTGTLDLTPSSHWPEPTLLFEPEPLDGPVLVITAYRVLPENEEPFMAAMARLGRSRQRTGASMWQLFRSIEQESTFVETFIVRSWGEHMHQHYTRLTGQDQLIEQDVERYTEGDAVAEHYLAVRDAR; translated from the coding sequence ATGACATCGCCGGTATCGACCTCCACCTGGGCTCCGCTGCAGTCGCCGGTGTTCCGCGCGCTGTGGATCGCGCAGTTCGTCTCGAATCTCGGCACCTGGATGCAGACCGTCGGCGCCCAGTGGATGCTGGTCGACGACCCGGCCGCCGCGGTTCTGGTGCCGCTGGTGCAGACGGCCACCACGTTGCCGGTGATGCTGCTGGCGTTGCCGTCGGGTGTGCTGGCCGATCTCGTCGACCGCCGCCGGTTGCTGATCGCGACGCAGGGCGCGATGGCCGCCGGCGTGGGTCTTCTCGCCACGCTGACCGGTGCCGGGCTGACCACCCCGACGGTCCTGCTGACGCTGTTGTTCGTGATCGGCTGCGGGCAGGCGCTGACCGCGCCGGCCTGGCAGGCGATCCAGCCGGATCTCGTGCCGTCGGATCAGATTCCCGCCGCCGCGGCGCTGGGCAGCATGAGCATGAACGGGGCCAGGGCGATCGGACCCGCGATCGCCGGTGCTCTGGTGTCGCTGACCGGCCCGACGATCGTGTTCGCACTCAACGCGGTGTCGTTCGTGGGCATCGTGCTGGTGCTCGTGTGGTGGCGGCGCCCGCCCGTGCGCAGCGACTACCCGCCCGAGCGGGCGCTGGCCGCGCTCAGTGCCGGCGGCCGCTACATCCGCAGCTCCCCCATCGTGCGGCGCATCCTGCTGCGCACGGTGTTGTTCATCGCGCCCGGCAGCGCGGTGTGGGGGTTACTCCCGGTCATCGCGAGGGACCAGCTGGGCCTGGGATCGGCCGGCTACGGCGCACTGCTCGGCGCACTGGGTGTCGGGGCGGTGCTCGGCGCGTTCGCGTTGTCGCGGCTGCGGGCCCGGTTCGGCCAGAACAAGCTGCTGATCGCCGGTGCGGCCGGCTTCGGGATGGCCACGGCCGTGCTCGCGCTCGTCCACAACGTCGCGGTCGTCGCGGCGGCGCTGGTGATCGGGGGCGCCGCGTGGCTGCTGACGCTGTCGACGCTGAACGCGTCGATGCAGCTGAGCCTGCCGAGTTGGGTGCGGGCCCGCGGCCTGTCGGTGTACCAGCTGATCTTCATGGGCGGTCAGGCCGTCGGCTCGCTGCTGTGGGGGCTTCTCGCGGGCGGCACCAGCAGCGTCACCAGCCTGCTGGTCAGTGCCGCGCTGCTGATTTTCTGCGCGCTGTCGCTGTGGTGGTGGCCGCTGCACGCCGGCACCGGAACCCTCGACCTCACCCCGTCCTCACACTGGCCGGAGCCGACGTTGCTGTTCGAGCCCGAGCCGCTCGACGGGCCCGTCCTGGTGATCACCGCCTACCGGGTGCTGCCGGAGAACGAGGAGCCGTTCATGGCCGCGATGGCCCGCCTGGGACGGTCGCGGCAGCGCACCGGGGCCTCGATGTGGCAGCTGTTCCGCAGCATCGAGCAGGAGTCGACGTTCGTGGAGACGTTCATCGTGCGTTCCTGGGGTGAGCACATGCACCAGCACTACACCCGGCTCACGGGGCAGGATCAGCTGATCGAGCAGGACGTCGAGCGGTACACCGAAGGCGACGCCGTCGCCGAGCACTATCTCGCGGTGCGCGACGCGCGCTGA
- a CDS encoding YceI family protein has protein sequence MTTWELDPSDGELLLTTGVTGPAAKMGHRLTIAVQWRATVEWDGDRPVSVEMTVDVGSLEVLGGEGGVTGLSAPEKALARANALKTLQAKRFPQIVFRTSSIEPADHGYLLHGTLDLHGRSRDRVLEVEVEDLGEQWQMACRASVSHADHGLKPYSMMMGAMKVADEVAVSFTARHPK, from the coding sequence GTGACGACGTGGGAACTGGATCCGTCGGACGGTGAGCTCCTGCTGACCACCGGCGTGACGGGACCGGCGGCCAAGATGGGCCACCGGCTGACCATCGCGGTGCAGTGGCGAGCCACCGTGGAGTGGGACGGCGACCGGCCGGTGTCGGTGGAGATGACCGTCGACGTCGGCAGCCTCGAGGTGCTCGGCGGCGAGGGCGGTGTGACCGGGCTGTCCGCCCCGGAGAAGGCGCTGGCGCGCGCGAACGCCCTGAAAACCCTGCAGGCCAAACGGTTTCCGCAGATCGTGTTCCGGACGTCGTCGATCGAGCCCGCGGATCACGGCTACCTGCTGCACGGCACGCTGGACCTGCACGGCCGCAGCCGCGACCGCGTGCTCGAGGTGGAGGTCGAGGACCTCGGCGAGCAGTGGCAGATGGCCTGCCGCGCGTCGGTGAGCCACGCCGACCACGGCCTCAAGCCCTACTCGATGATGATGGGCGCGATGAAGGTCGCCGACGAGGTCGCGGTGTCGTTCACCGCGCGGCACCCGAAATAG
- a CDS encoding molybdopterin-containing oxidoreductase family protein, protein MTLDATPKPLTIVRGACPHDCPDTCAMLYHVEDGKLVDVQGDPNHPMTRGGLCVKVKNFHEHHYQPDRLLYPMRRVGAKGSGEFERITWDEALAEIKSRWTEIIDTYGSQAIMPHAYLGHQGVLNGLTSGDAFFNRLGSTVAEKTYCESGSSTAWHMTVGGSGGLDVESMAHSKYIIVWGMNMTSTNLHGWPFLLEARKNNGAKIVVIDPVKNRTARQADWHIPIRPGTDGALAMGMIQQIIAQGLVDTDYVERYTVGYDELAERAAQYPPERVEEITGIPADDIRKLAYEYATSQPAAIRQGVALERSRGGGQAIRAITCLPALVGAWRHVGGGTMEMPIWEFPTKFDAICKPEWIPEGTRVVNELDLGMALTGEMELDPPIKSLFVYNSNPVSQGPAQEKTMRGLMRDDLFTVVSEHFVTDTAKFADLLLPATMQAEQLDIMVTWGHLYISLNQPAIAPPGECVPNVELFRRLAHVMEFDDESMAYWNRTDREMLIDFHDWDAPALAGITYEKLEEVGWMRLAVGTPDVRAPHAEGNFPTPSGKCEFKSSLAEGGNFVVPVWRSMYEGMQPGGYVDPVPDYVPPFESPQSNPELAQQYPLSIISPKPHAFLNSQYGNAADKQKVQGGQRVFIHPADAAERGIAEGDVVRVFNDRGSFQGPAAYDDGLMAGLVMANVGHWQGKTSGTTVNAITADRHCGLGNAGVYGDNLVEVEKVAEEAFAS, encoded by the coding sequence ATGACCCTCGACGCCACACCGAAACCACTCACCATCGTGCGGGGGGCCTGCCCCCACGACTGTCCCGACACCTGCGCGATGCTCTACCACGTCGAGGACGGCAAACTCGTTGACGTCCAGGGAGATCCGAACCATCCGATGACCCGCGGCGGTCTGTGCGTGAAGGTCAAGAACTTCCACGAGCACCACTACCAGCCCGACCGCCTGCTCTACCCGATGCGCCGGGTGGGCGCGAAGGGCTCCGGCGAGTTCGAACGGATCACGTGGGACGAGGCGCTCGCAGAGATCAAGTCGCGGTGGACCGAGATCATCGACACCTACGGCAGCCAGGCGATCATGCCGCACGCCTACCTCGGCCACCAGGGAGTGCTCAACGGGCTCACGTCGGGCGACGCGTTCTTCAACCGGCTCGGGTCGACCGTCGCCGAGAAGACCTACTGCGAATCGGGGTCGTCGACCGCCTGGCACATGACCGTCGGCGGCTCCGGGGGCCTGGACGTCGAGTCGATGGCGCACTCGAAGTACATCATCGTGTGGGGCATGAACATGACCAGCACCAACCTGCACGGCTGGCCGTTCCTGCTCGAAGCCCGCAAGAACAACGGCGCGAAGATCGTCGTCATCGACCCCGTGAAGAATCGCACTGCGCGGCAGGCGGATTGGCACATCCCGATCCGGCCGGGCACCGACGGGGCGCTCGCGATGGGCATGATCCAGCAGATCATCGCCCAGGGCCTGGTCGACACCGACTACGTCGAGCGCTACACCGTCGGCTACGACGAACTCGCCGAACGCGCCGCGCAGTACCCGCCGGAACGGGTCGAGGAGATCACCGGCATCCCCGCCGACGACATCCGAAAATTGGCCTACGAGTACGCCACGTCGCAGCCCGCCGCGATCCGGCAGGGCGTCGCGCTGGAGCGCAGCCGCGGCGGTGGCCAGGCGATCCGGGCCATCACCTGCCTGCCCGCGCTCGTCGGCGCGTGGCGCCACGTCGGCGGCGGCACGATGGAGATGCCGATCTGGGAGTTCCCGACGAAGTTCGACGCGATCTGCAAGCCGGAGTGGATCCCCGAGGGCACCCGGGTTGTCAACGAACTCGACCTCGGCATGGCGCTGACCGGCGAGATGGAGCTCGACCCGCCGATCAAGTCGCTGTTCGTCTACAACTCCAACCCCGTGTCGCAGGGCCCGGCGCAGGAGAAGACCATGCGCGGCCTGATGCGCGACGACCTGTTCACCGTCGTCAGCGAGCACTTCGTCACCGACACAGCGAAATTCGCGGACCTGCTGCTGCCGGCGACCATGCAGGCCGAACAACTCGACATCATGGTCACCTGGGGACACCTCTACATCTCGCTGAACCAGCCGGCCATCGCGCCGCCCGGCGAATGCGTGCCCAACGTCGAGTTGTTCCGGCGGCTGGCGCATGTCATGGAGTTCGACGACGAATCCATGGCCTACTGGAACCGCACCGACCGTGAAATGCTCATCGACTTCCACGACTGGGACGCACCCGCCTTGGCCGGTATCACCTACGAGAAGCTCGAAGAGGTCGGCTGGATGCGGCTGGCCGTCGGCACTCCCGATGTGCGGGCGCCGCACGCGGAGGGGAACTTCCCGACCCCGTCGGGCAAATGCGAGTTCAAGTCCAGCCTGGCCGAGGGCGGCAACTTCGTCGTCCCGGTGTGGCGCTCGATGTACGAGGGTATGCAGCCCGGCGGCTACGTCGACCCGGTGCCCGACTACGTCCCGCCGTTCGAGTCGCCACAGTCCAATCCCGAACTGGCACAGCAGTACCCGCTGTCGATCATCTCACCCAAACCGCATGCGTTCCTCAACAGTCAGTACGGCAATGCCGCGGACAAGCAGAAGGTGCAGGGCGGGCAGCGGGTGTTCATCCACCCCGCCGATGCGGCCGAACGCGGTATCGCCGAGGGCGACGTGGTCCGCGTGTTCAACGATCGCGGATCGTTCCAGGGGCCGGCGGCCTACGACGACGGACTGATGGCCGGCCTGGTGATGGCCAACGTCGGGCACTGGCAGGGCAAGACGTCGGGGACGACGGTCAACGCGATCACCGCCGACCGGCACTGCGGTCTGGGCAACGCCGGCGTGTACGGGGACAACCTCGTCGAGGTTGAGAAGGTCGCCGAGGAGGCCTTCGCGAGCTGA
- a CDS encoding esterase-like activity of phytase family protein: MAVHWTPNWTCATATGLTATLLLAGCSRGPDDEGATPIRERATAAVDFTLPDAQRYHRLATYPVHLNKPATDPVDAETVAEISTVTPDGNTVIYTDAAGKRIGFLDIRDPANPVGLGTLSLAELGHADDQPTSVAAVGEYVLVVVDTTGGDFANPSGRVDVVRVADRTRVHSVDLGGQPDSIAVAHDGSFAAIAIENQRDEEFTPPGAEEGDLPQPPTGFVQLLDLAGAPDTWVPRRVDFDVDAARAAGLDTPEDLEPEYVSVNARGQVAVTLQENNGIAIIDGRTGAVQKIFSAGTESVTGIDTAEDGRVEQTGSITDTPREPDAIGWIDDTHVATANEGDWKGGTRGWSIFDAGTGEVVWDAGNSVEQLAVRTGLHIESRAESKGPEPEGLAITEIGGRPVALVASERSNFVAVYDVSDATNPQFRQMLPATPGPEGILPVPARDLLVISSESDDAEARVRATVTVYGFGERYAGAPPFPSIVSGDVDGTPIAWGALGALSADPADENRLYTAPDVAYGPSRILGVDLTQTPALIDTELPVTEAGEAVTLDVEGVAARPDGGFVLAVEGEEGPGNQLVFVGADGAIERRVSLPSEVAAGLGGQGFEGVALDGDAVWVAVQREVKTDPSGVARLGRYLPDSDTWEWFGYPLESTDVDGDWIGLSEIQVHDGALLVLERDKLNGPDARVKAIYRVALPTGAGATGAAAPPLLPKALARDLLPDLQATRGYTQEKVEGFAIAGNGSLYVVTDNDGLDDANGETVFLDLGPAGDALR, translated from the coding sequence ATGGCTGTCCACTGGACACCGAACTGGACGTGCGCGACGGCGACCGGCCTGACCGCGACACTGCTGCTGGCGGGGTGCTCCCGCGGTCCGGACGACGAGGGTGCGACGCCGATCCGCGAACGGGCGACGGCAGCCGTCGACTTCACCCTCCCCGACGCGCAGCGCTACCACCGCCTCGCCACCTACCCGGTGCACCTGAACAAGCCGGCCACTGACCCCGTCGACGCCGAGACCGTCGCCGAGATCTCCACCGTCACCCCGGACGGCAACACCGTGATCTACACTGATGCCGCCGGCAAGCGCATCGGCTTCCTCGACATCCGCGACCCCGCCAATCCCGTTGGGCTGGGCACACTCTCGCTGGCTGAACTCGGCCACGCCGACGACCAGCCCACCTCCGTCGCTGCCGTTGGCGAGTACGTGCTGGTCGTCGTCGACACCACCGGCGGCGACTTCGCGAACCCGTCCGGCCGGGTCGACGTCGTCCGGGTGGCCGACCGCACCCGCGTGCACAGCGTCGACCTCGGCGGCCAGCCCGACTCGATCGCCGTCGCGCACGACGGTTCGTTCGCCGCGATCGCGATCGAGAACCAGCGCGACGAGGAGTTCACCCCGCCCGGCGCCGAAGAAGGCGACCTGCCGCAGCCGCCGACCGGGTTCGTGCAGCTGCTCGACCTCGCGGGCGCACCCGACACCTGGGTACCCCGGCGGGTCGACTTCGACGTCGACGCCGCCCGTGCGGCGGGCCTGGACACCCCCGAGGACCTGGAGCCCGAGTACGTCAGTGTGAACGCTCGCGGCCAGGTCGCGGTGACGCTGCAGGAGAACAACGGCATCGCGATCATCGACGGCCGCACCGGCGCAGTGCAGAAGATCTTCAGTGCCGGAACGGAATCCGTCACCGGGATAGACACCGCCGAGGACGGCCGGGTCGAGCAGACCGGTTCGATCACCGACACCCCGCGCGAACCCGACGCCATCGGCTGGATCGACGACACCCACGTCGCCACCGCCAACGAAGGCGACTGGAAGGGCGGTACCCGCGGCTGGAGCATCTTCGACGCCGGCACCGGCGAGGTGGTCTGGGACGCCGGCAACAGCGTTGAACAGCTGGCGGTCCGGACCGGTCTGCACATCGAAAGTCGCGCCGAGTCCAAGGGTCCCGAACCCGAAGGTTTGGCGATCACCGAGATCGGCGGCCGTCCCGTCGCACTCGTGGCGTCCGAGCGGAGCAATTTCGTCGCCGTCTACGACGTCAGCGACGCCACCAACCCGCAGTTCCGGCAAATGCTGCCGGCCACACCCGGCCCCGAGGGCATCCTGCCCGTCCCGGCGCGCGACCTGCTCGTCATCTCCTCGGAGAGCGATGACGCCGAGGCACGGGTCCGCGCCACGGTCACCGTCTACGGCTTCGGCGAGCGCTACGCCGGGGCTCCGCCATTCCCGTCGATCGTGTCCGGTGACGTGGACGGCACCCCTATCGCGTGGGGTGCGCTCGGTGCGCTGAGCGCCGATCCGGCCGACGAGAACCGGCTCTACACCGCGCCCGACGTCGCCTACGGACCCTCGCGCATTCTCGGCGTCGACCTCACCCAGACCCCGGCGCTGATCGACACCGAGCTGCCCGTCACCGAGGCCGGTGAAGCGGTCACCCTCGACGTCGAGGGCGTCGCGGCGCGTCCCGACGGCGGGTTCGTGCTCGCCGTCGAGGGCGAGGAAGGCCCGGGCAACCAGCTGGTGTTCGTCGGTGCCGACGGGGCGATCGAGCGCCGGGTGTCGTTGCCTTCCGAGGTCGCCGCCGGACTCGGTGGGCAGGGATTCGAAGGCGTCGCGCTCGACGGGGACGCGGTGTGGGTCGCGGTGCAGCGGGAGGTGAAGACCGATCCGAGCGGAGTGGCCCGCCTCGGCCGCTACTTGCCGGACTCCGACACCTGGGAGTGGTTCGGCTATCCGCTGGAGTCGACCGACGTCGACGGCGACTGGATCGGACTGTCCGAGATCCAGGTGCACGACGGCGCACTGTTGGTGCTGGAGCGCGACAAGCTGAACGGGCCCGACGCCCGGGTGAAGGCGATCTACCGGGTGGCGCTGCCGACCGGTGCCGGGGCGACGGGTGCTGCGGCGCCGCCGCTGTTGCCGAAAGCGCTTGCCCGCGATCTGCTTCCGGACCTGCAGGCCACCCGCGGCTACACCCAGGAGAAGGTCGAGGGCTTTGCGATCGCCGGCAACGGGTCGCTCTATGTGGTGACCGACAACGACGGACTCGACGACGCCAACGGCGAGACGGTGTTCCTCGACCTCGGACCGGCAGGCGACGCGCTGCGGTAG
- a CDS encoding NAD(P)/FAD-dependent oxidoreductase, translating to MPNRADSGNRPSVDYECAVVGAGAAGLSAALVLGRARRSTVVVDTADPSNRAAPVIGGLLGFDQRPPDELYETGRAQLRAYPSVEYRHGEVLAGRASDHGFELDIDDGRQIRAKRVLLATGMSYCPPQLPGLAELWGTAVFHCPFCHGWEMRDRKLAALAAGDASLHAALMLRGWTDDVVLLTDGKTDLTPDDERVLTAAGVRIDDRRVVELHGDDGELESIAFADGDTLARDGLLVEAPVRQRSALAEQLGATCTPGPLGTEPLSVDEMARTSTGGVFAAGDVCTEQPHISGAIAAGSEAAMIIVQSLLADDFGLPYPPGS from the coding sequence ATGCCTAACCGCGCCGATTCGGGGAACAGACCGTCGGTGGATTACGAATGTGCAGTGGTGGGCGCCGGCGCCGCCGGACTGAGCGCGGCCCTGGTGCTGGGCAGGGCGCGGCGCAGCACCGTCGTCGTCGACACCGCAGACCCGAGCAACCGGGCCGCGCCCGTGATCGGCGGGCTGCTCGGCTTCGACCAGCGGCCCCCCGACGAGTTGTACGAGACCGGCCGCGCCCAACTGCGGGCCTACCCGAGCGTCGAGTACCGGCACGGCGAAGTGCTCGCGGGCCGGGCGAGCGACCACGGGTTCGAACTCGACATCGACGACGGCCGGCAGATCCGCGCCAAACGGGTACTGCTGGCGACGGGGATGTCGTACTGCCCGCCACAACTGCCCGGTCTGGCCGAGCTGTGGGGCACCGCCGTCTTCCACTGCCCTTTCTGCCACGGCTGGGAGATGCGGGACCGGAAGCTGGCGGCGCTGGCCGCGGGGGACGCCAGCCTGCACGCGGCGTTGATGCTGCGCGGCTGGACCGATGACGTCGTGCTGCTGACCGACGGGAAGACCGACCTCACCCCCGACGACGAACGGGTCCTCACCGCCGCCGGCGTCCGGATCGACGACCGGCGCGTCGTCGAATTGCACGGTGACGACGGCGAATTGGAGAGCATCGCGTTCGCCGACGGTGACACGCTGGCCCGCGACGGGCTGCTGGTCGAGGCGCCGGTGCGGCAGCGCTCCGCACTGGCCGAACAACTCGGCGCGACCTGCACCCCCGGGCCGCTGGGCACCGAACCGCTCAGCGTGGACGAGATGGCCCGCACCAGCACCGGTGGGGTCTTCGCCGCCGGCGACGTGTGCACCGAACAACCACACATCTCCGGCGCGATCGCCGCGGGCTCGGAGGCGGCGATGATCATCGTGCAGAGCCTGCTGGCCGACGACTTCGGGCTGCCTTACCCTCCGGGGTCTTAG
- a CDS encoding TIGR03617 family F420-dependent LLM class oxidoreductase, with protein sequence MYVDVMTTPQPLRSTGDLARRTREAGFDGMLFTETGRTAYLNAAAAALAAPGLQLSTGVAVAFPRSPFVTAASAWELQEASGGNFRLGLGTQVRTHVVRRYGVEFEHPGPRLRDYVLAVKACFGAFRTGTLDHHGDFYNLDFITPQWSAGPIDAPDPKVDVAAVNPWMLRMAGEVADGVHVHPLGEPGYIARHVIPKVAEGAQKSGRSPSEIALIVPVMTVVGDTDEERHRERELVRASMSFYGSTPNYAFIWDEAGFEGTTARIREKQKAGDIKGMAAQITDEHIAVFATESTWDGLADALSARYGGTATRIVLYNALADPERFERYGIVAQRLSNAQQA encoded by the coding sequence ATGTACGTCGACGTGATGACGACCCCGCAACCCCTGCGCTCGACCGGCGATCTCGCCCGCCGCACCCGGGAGGCGGGCTTCGACGGCATGTTGTTCACCGAGACCGGCCGTACCGCGTACCTCAACGCGGCCGCGGCGGCGCTGGCCGCGCCCGGACTGCAGTTGTCGACGGGAGTGGCGGTCGCGTTTCCGCGCAGCCCGTTCGTCACGGCAGCCTCGGCGTGGGAACTGCAGGAGGCCTCCGGCGGGAACTTCCGGCTCGGTCTCGGCACCCAGGTCCGCACCCATGTGGTGCGCCGCTACGGCGTCGAGTTCGAGCACCCCGGCCCCCGACTTCGGGACTACGTGCTCGCGGTCAAAGCCTGCTTCGGCGCGTTCCGCACCGGAACCCTCGACCACCACGGCGACTTCTACAACCTGGACTTCATCACCCCGCAGTGGAGCGCCGGACCGATCGACGCCCCCGACCCGAAGGTCGACGTCGCCGCGGTCAACCCCTGGATGCTGCGGATGGCCGGCGAGGTCGCCGACGGGGTCCACGTGCACCCGCTCGGCGAGCCCGGCTACATCGCCCGCCACGTCATCCCGAAAGTGGCCGAGGGAGCGCAGAAATCGGGACGCTCCCCGTCCGAGATCGCCCTGATCGTGCCGGTGATGACGGTCGTGGGGGACACCGATGAGGAACGCCACCGCGAGCGCGAACTGGTCCGCGCCAGCATGAGCTTCTACGGAAGCACGCCCAACTATGCGTTCATCTGGGACGAGGCCGGCTTCGAGGGGACCACGGCGCGGATCCGGGAGAAGCAGAAGGCCGGCGACATCAAGGGCATGGCCGCGCAGATCACCGACGAGCACATCGCCGTGTTCGCGACCGAATCCACCTGGGACGGGCTGGCCGACGCCCTGAGCGCCAGGTACGGCGGCACCGCCACCCGCATCGTGCTGTACAACGCGCTGGCCGACCCGGAGCGGTTCGAACGCTACGGCATTGTCGCGCAGCGTCTCTCGAACGCACAGCAGGCTTAG